A stretch of the Bacillus anthracis str. Vollum genome encodes the following:
- a CDS encoding ABC transporter substrate-binding protein, with translation MTRTKNMLIFCIMLLTIIIAGCSKEEKKENDTSAKAKDSYTIKHAMGETTVDGTPKRVVVLTNEGAEALLSVGVTPVGTTKPRAGDEWYPHLAKELKNTKVVGTERDINLEAVMKLQPDLIIGNKMRHEKIYEQLKEIAPTVYAETLRGDWKENFTLYTKAVNKEKEGQNALNDYKKRIAGIKEKLGEKVNSKVSIIRFVPGDVRIYQKNSFSGVVLNDIGFKRPPLQDKDEFAIKGITKEQIPNMDGDYLFYFTSDKDADKNNEGNTLAKEWTEDPLFKQLQASKDNKVFQVDEVIWNTAGGIVAANLMLDDIEKYFLK, from the coding sequence ATGACACGCACTAAAAATATGCTTATATTTTGCATTATGCTACTAACAATCATAATCGCAGGGTGTAGTAAAGAAGAAAAGAAAGAAAATGATACATCAGCTAAAGCGAAAGATTCGTATACGATAAAACATGCAATGGGCGAAACGACAGTGGATGGTACGCCAAAAAGAGTTGTTGTTTTAACAAATGAGGGCGCTGAGGCACTTTTATCTGTTGGAGTAACGCCAGTTGGAACGACAAAACCACGAGCTGGTGATGAATGGTATCCTCATTTAGCGAAAGAGTTAAAAAATACGAAAGTAGTAGGAACTGAGCGTGACATTAATTTAGAAGCAGTAATGAAGCTTCAGCCGGATTTAATTATCGGAAATAAAATGCGTCACGAAAAAATATACGAGCAGTTAAAAGAAATCGCGCCAACAGTATATGCTGAAACATTACGCGGTGATTGGAAAGAAAACTTTACGCTATATACAAAAGCTGTAAATAAAGAAAAAGAAGGACAAAATGCTCTTAATGATTATAAAAAGCGTATTGCAGGAATAAAAGAAAAATTAGGTGAAAAAGTTAATTCTAAAGTTTCTATTATTCGCTTCGTCCCTGGTGATGTTCGTATTTATCAAAAAAATTCATTCTCAGGTGTTGTATTAAATGATATTGGATTTAAACGACCACCATTACAAGATAAAGATGAATTTGCAATTAAAGGAATTACAAAAGAGCAAATTCCAAATATGGACGGGGATTATTTATTCTATTTCACATCTGATAAAGACGCGGATAAGAATAATGAAGGAAATACATTAGCAAAAGAATGGACAGAAGATCCACTCTTTAAGCAACTGCAGGCTTCTAAAGATAATAAAGTATTCCAAGTAGATGAAGTGATTTGGAATACAGCAGGT